In Moorella sp. Hama-1, a single genomic region encodes these proteins:
- a CDS encoding LCP family protein, which translates to MAMRDQYQTGMWDGGAARAQKRRSSLPLIAGLITLALITFAAFAYAGYKVAGLWLTGGLTTGQGLQGSSGTAEAAPGKPETILLIGVDQRVPNEPSRSDTIMLATLDPEKPGVDILSIPRDSRVQIPGHGYDKINAAHAYGGPQLLLDTINNLLGTHVDKYVEVNFQDFQQIIDILGGVDIDVDKRMYYPEENINLKPGFQHLNGYDALAYVRFRYDPEGDITRIGRQQKFMKAIIDQTLKLSTIPKIPKLVAEISKDVKTNLSVKEMLSLALSMKNLNGSAVNTYMIPGEGKYVGGISYYIIDQQKLPGILASIPKLR; encoded by the coding sequence ATGGCCATGCGTGACCAGTATCAAACCGGGATGTGGGATGGAGGCGCGGCCCGGGCTCAGAAACGACGTAGTTCCCTGCCCCTCATTGCCGGTTTAATAACCCTGGCGTTAATAACCTTTGCCGCCTTCGCCTACGCCGGCTACAAGGTAGCCGGCCTCTGGCTGACCGGGGGCCTGACCACCGGTCAGGGGCTACAGGGCAGCAGTGGTACCGCCGAGGCGGCGCCGGGCAAACCGGAGACTATCCTTCTCATCGGCGTCGATCAGCGCGTACCCAACGAGCCCTCCCGGTCGGATACCATTATGCTGGCTACCCTGGACCCGGAAAAACCCGGGGTCGACATTCTCTCCATTCCCCGGGACAGCCGGGTGCAGATCCCCGGTCACGGTTATGATAAAATTAACGCCGCCCATGCCTACGGCGGTCCCCAGCTCCTGCTGGACACCATCAACAACCTCCTGGGGACCCACGTCGACAAGTACGTGGAGGTCAACTTCCAGGACTTCCAGCAGATCATTGACATCCTGGGCGGGGTGGACATCGACGTCGATAAACGCATGTACTATCCGGAAGAGAACATCAATCTCAAGCCGGGGTTCCAGCACTTGAACGGCTACGACGCCCTGGCCTATGTCCGCTTTCGTTATGACCCCGAAGGGGATATTACCAGGATCGGCCGCCAGCAGAAGTTTATGAAAGCCATTATTGATCAAACCCTGAAATTGAGCACCATTCCAAAAATACCCAAACTGGTCGCTGAAATCAGCAAAGACGTCAAGACCAACTTGAGTGTCAAAGAAATGCTCTCCCTGGCCCTGAGCATGAAGAATCTGAATGGCAGCGCCGTAAATACCTACATGATCCCCGGTGAAGGGAAGTATGTAGGCGGCATCAGCTACTATATCATCGACCAGCAGAAATTGCCCGGCATCCTGGCTTCCATTCCCAAACTGCGCTAG
- a CDS encoding type II toxin-antitoxin system VapC family toxin codes for MALVLVDSSAVLALLNKRDQWHNKAKIVLQTLVNQQASLIMTNYLVAECHSLLLARIDANIARQWLLTLDWNIIYVTLKDEHIAKDIICKYTDKDFSLTDAT; via the coding sequence ATGGCTCTGGTATTGGTAGATTCGAGTGCTGTCCTGGCTTTATTAAATAAGCGCGATCAATGGCATAATAAAGCGAAAATTGTTTTGCAAACCCTGGTTAACCAACAAGCTTCTTTAATAATGACTAATTATCTCGTAGCTGAATGTCATTCCCTATTATTGGCCAGAATAGACGCGAACATTGCCCGCCAATGGTTATTAACTTTGGATTGGAATATTATCTATGTTACATTGAAGGATGAACATATAGCTAAAGACATTATTTGTAAATATACGGATAAGGATTTTTCCCTAACTGATGCAACTTAG
- a CDS encoding S8 family serine peptidase, whose protein sequence is MGKSLHNVKNTTRILILILLLLIPILAGRPPAPGTRAFLNDRTADIIGARPLAAPGLVAPEGLTGRGEIVGLADSGLDAGSLSDLHPDLQSNPGRIPRVVMLQSWAGRDKPDDPIGHGTHLAGIIAGSGAASNGQYRGIAPGASIYFQGLLNQQGELTPPEDLARLFRPAYEAGVRLHVDGWGGGPNAYRGATGQIDAFVRRYPDFLPIFGAGNGGPVQGSLTAEANSKNALVVGASETPRPAFSPDANDAHRQADFSSRGPAGDGRWKPDILAPGSVVVSTRSRLVASNFPANQEYAVMGGTSQAAAVAGGATAVLRQYLKANGFADPSAALLKAALVGAAWTPDGGPTATFPGILDLAGTIIALQEKTMTLVDDGSGLAAGQEATYQIQVQDNQAPFRATLAWTDPAPAPGAAASLVNDLDLTVIAPDGKIYLGNDFAGSGRPDRVNNLEKVYIKNPAPGTYTVKVQAAAIKKDAVGGNNAPAQDFALAYGQPLERGVVAAVAADGRITLADGRVLTPPPGGVKNCVDGVVVPADAAHILPGADAYIGPGSLYLIGRRWQAAGVQALNTNHGALFLEINSDTRTGGYYFNPAGSASLNGRPAGITDLPPGFTLAATLNPSTATLWQVRAGYQEKDGFLAGVDADKQEIKLVGEDRPLALDPRVAVTFADRLVESSPADLPYGAAGRAGPTTLVPGMAVRLMLDPETGQVVYIAVKRELALGLVSKVNGNTLDLAGGGAYTLFPGAPVQRDGATASLAAIYPGDWVILNLMPGSRQVITLTAYSSVTYGRVLYVSGDRRSLYLMDYANQFRIYNLDDATEVFRWGLPVNAATLSPGDWVRLTTAPGQAAARRVDAVAPIAEVNKTLAGIEPFKGLLRTADGSTYTLSDRTLVTLGGYRVAAADLPAWLPVTLTLLPGTDRPVLARVAADSWPGSRPPELAVSVLPRQDGVLLQGRTTGDRLYINHGDGSQEVVPLAPGGNFQHPLAAGEKSILLVALDRATSGVTGKNLELGNTQAEGFWDTRGHWAEKDINQMAARGLIAGYEDGSFRPDNPVTRVELVTLLVRLAGWPVKGNEQPDFNDRAAIPAWARATIAVAKARGLVAGYEDGAFRPDRPVSRVEAAAFFVRLLDLTGKDAAGDGPGRYGDFPSGAPGPAPSSPGSLTSLDAPSPAQLEAGSNATPSGVAAAHGVNSPATTAALLTFRDRDAIPSWGREAVARVYAAGLMRGMTPDTFAPLSPFTRAEAAAILARLCNQGY, encoded by the coding sequence ATGGGGAAAAGTTTACATAATGTCAAAAACACTACCCGGATTCTCATCTTAATCCTCCTCCTCTTAATTCCCATCCTGGCGGGCCGGCCGCCGGCCCCGGGGACCAGGGCCTTCTTAAACGACCGCACCGCCGACATCATCGGCGCCCGGCCCCTGGCCGCGCCGGGGCTGGTGGCCCCGGAGGGCCTTACCGGCAGGGGCGAGATCGTCGGCCTGGCCGACAGCGGCCTGGATGCCGGCAGCCTTAGCGACCTGCACCCGGATCTGCAGAGCAATCCGGGCCGTATACCCAGGGTCGTTATGCTCCAGAGCTGGGCCGGCCGGGATAAACCGGACGACCCCATCGGTCACGGCACCCACCTGGCCGGCATCATCGCCGGCAGCGGCGCCGCCTCAAACGGCCAGTACCGGGGCATCGCCCCCGGGGCCAGCATCTACTTTCAGGGCCTGCTGAACCAGCAGGGCGAACTCACCCCGCCCGAAGACCTGGCCCGCCTCTTCCGCCCCGCCTATGAGGCCGGGGTCCGCCTCCACGTCGACGGTTGGGGCGGCGGCCCCAATGCCTATCGCGGCGCCACCGGCCAGATCGACGCCTTTGTCCGCCGCTATCCCGACTTCCTGCCTATCTTTGGCGCCGGCAACGGCGGTCCCGTCCAGGGTTCCCTAACGGCCGAGGCCAATAGCAAAAACGCCCTGGTGGTCGGCGCCAGCGAGACACCCCGGCCGGCCTTCAGCCCCGACGCCAACGACGCCCACAGGCAGGCCGACTTCTCCAGCCGCGGCCCTGCCGGGGACGGGCGCTGGAAACCCGACATCCTGGCGCCGGGTTCGGTCGTGGTCTCCACCCGTTCCCGCCTGGTGGCCTCCAACTTCCCTGCCAACCAGGAGTATGCCGTTATGGGCGGTACCAGCCAGGCGGCAGCTGTGGCCGGCGGCGCGACCGCCGTGTTACGCCAGTACCTGAAAGCTAACGGCTTTGCCGACCCTTCGGCGGCCCTGCTGAAGGCCGCCCTGGTGGGCGCCGCCTGGACCCCGGACGGGGGACCTACGGCCACATTTCCCGGCATCCTGGATCTGGCCGGTACTATCATCGCCCTGCAGGAAAAGACCATGACCCTGGTTGACGACGGTTCGGGCCTGGCAGCAGGACAGGAAGCAACCTACCAGATTCAGGTGCAGGATAACCAGGCCCCCTTTCGGGCCACCCTGGCCTGGACCGACCCGGCGCCGGCCCCCGGCGCCGCCGCCAGCCTGGTCAACGATCTGGATTTGACGGTGATTGCTCCCGACGGGAAGATATACCTGGGGAATGACTTCGCCGGCAGCGGCCGGCCCGATCGGGTCAACAACCTGGAAAAAGTTTACATAAAAAATCCGGCCCCCGGCACCTACACGGTCAAAGTACAGGCGGCAGCTATCAAAAAGGATGCTGTAGGCGGCAACAATGCCCCCGCCCAGGATTTCGCCCTGGCCTACGGCCAACCCCTGGAGCGGGGGGTGGTAGCTGCGGTGGCGGCCGACGGCCGGATAACCCTGGCTGACGGCCGCGTCCTCACCCCGCCGCCGGGGGGCGTGAAAAACTGCGTTGACGGCGTCGTGGTCCCGGCCGACGCCGCCCACATTCTCCCCGGCGCCGACGCCTATATCGGGCCCGGTAGCCTCTACCTGATCGGGCGCCGCTGGCAGGCCGCCGGCGTCCAGGCCCTAAATACTAACCATGGAGCCCTCTTTTTAGAGATTAACAGCGATACCCGCACCGGCGGCTATTATTTTAACCCTGCCGGTAGCGCCAGCCTTAACGGCCGGCCGGCAGGAATAACGGACCTGCCTCCCGGCTTTACCCTGGCGGCGACCCTCAACCCCTCTACAGCCACCCTGTGGCAGGTCCGGGCCGGCTACCAGGAAAAAGACGGCTTCCTCGCCGGTGTGGATGCGGATAAACAGGAAATCAAGCTGGTAGGAGAGGACAGGCCCCTGGCCCTTGACCCGCGGGTGGCGGTGACCTTCGCCGACCGGCTCGTGGAGAGCAGCCCGGCTGACCTGCCCTACGGTGCCGCCGGCCGGGCCGGCCCCACCACCCTGGTGCCCGGTATGGCCGTGCGCCTGATGCTTGACCCGGAGACGGGGCAGGTTGTCTATATCGCCGTCAAGCGGGAGCTGGCCCTGGGCCTGGTGAGCAAAGTAAACGGCAATACCCTGGACCTGGCCGGCGGCGGAGCTTACACCCTCTTCCCGGGGGCGCCGGTGCAGCGGGACGGAGCTACCGCCAGCCTGGCCGCCATTTACCCCGGCGACTGGGTCATCCTGAACCTCATGCCCGGCAGCCGCCAGGTAATCACCCTGACGGCCTATAGCAGTGTCACCTACGGCCGCGTCCTCTATGTCAGCGGTGACCGCCGCAGCCTCTACCTCATGGACTACGCCAACCAGTTCCGCATCTATAACCTGGACGACGCTACGGAGGTCTTTCGCTGGGGATTGCCGGTGAACGCCGCTACTTTAAGCCCGGGCGACTGGGTGCGCCTGACCACGGCGCCGGGGCAGGCTGCGGCCCGGCGGGTGGACGCCGTAGCCCCTATCGCCGAGGTGAATAAAACCCTGGCCGGGATAGAGCCCTTCAAGGGGTTGCTCCGTACCGCCGACGGCAGCACCTACACTTTGAGCGACCGCACCCTGGTCACCCTGGGCGGCTACCGGGTGGCTGCCGCCGACCTGCCGGCCTGGTTACCCGTGACCCTGACCCTCCTGCCGGGCACCGACCGGCCGGTCCTGGCCCGGGTGGCCGCCGACAGCTGGCCCGGCAGCCGCCCGCCGGAGCTGGCCGTCTCCGTCCTGCCCCGGCAGGACGGCGTCCTGCTGCAAGGGAGAACCACGGGCGACCGCCTCTATATCAACCACGGCGACGGCAGCCAGGAGGTCGTACCCCTGGCGCCCGGCGGCAATTTCCAGCACCCGCTGGCCGCCGGGGAAAAGAGCATCCTGCTGGTGGCCCTGGACCGGGCGACCAGCGGGGTGACGGGCAAGAACCTGGAGCTGGGCAACACCCAGGCAGAGGGCTTCTGGGATACCCGCGGCCACTGGGCGGAAAAGGATATTAACCAGATGGCGGCCCGGGGACTCATCGCCGGTTACGAAGACGGCAGCTTCCGGCCCGACAATCCCGTCACCAGGGTAGAACTGGTCACCCTGCTGGTACGCCTGGCCGGCTGGCCGGTAAAGGGTAACGAGCAGCCGGATTTCAATGACCGCGCCGCCATCCCCGCCTGGGCGCGGGCGACCATCGCTGTAGCTAAAGCCCGCGGCCTGGTCGCCGGCTACGAAGACGGTGCCTTCCGCCCCGACCGGCCCGTCAGCCGGGTCGAAGCCGCCGCCTTCTTTGTACGTTTGCTGGATTTAACCGGCAAAGACGCCGCCGGGGACGGGCCCGGCAGGTACGGTGATTTCCCATCCGGGGCGCCGGGACCGGCACCATCTTCGCCGGGCTCACTGACAAGCCTGGACGCACCTTCCCCGGCCCAACTGGAGGCAGGATCTAACGCAACCCCATCAGGTGTTGCGGCGGCCCACGGCGTAAACTCCCCGGCCACCACTGCCGCACTTCTAACTTTCCGCGACCGCGACGCTATCCCATCCTGGGGCCGTGAAGCCGTAGCCCGCGTCTACGCCGCCGGCCTCATGCGCGGCATGACGCCGGACACCTTCGCCCCCCTCTCCCCCTTCACCCGCGCCGAAGCCGCCGCCATCCTGGCGCGGCTATGTAATCAGGGCTATTAA
- a CDS encoding type II toxin-antitoxin system VapC family toxin, whose amino-acid sequence MALHNNKGGEIQRTKSKLITTTAVLLEIGNSLARQRYRSAAIKLLNALESDPTIKIINMSGKIYQAALRLYRERQDKEWGLTDCASFVVMQQKGLKKALTKLHQLGKNPYPYIYK is encoded by the coding sequence ATGGCGCTGCATAATAACAAAGGCGGAGAAATACAAAGAACTAAAAGCAAGCTTATTACTACTACGGCTGTACTCCTGGAGATTGGCAACTCCCTTGCTAGGCAGCGGTATCGTTCAGCTGCTATTAAATTGTTAAATGCCCTGGAATCTGACCCCACCATTAAAATCATTAATATGTCAGGCAAGATATACCAGGCAGCCCTCCGCCTTTATAGAGAACGTCAGGATAAAGAGTGGGGACTTACGGATTGTGCTTCTTTTGTAGTCATGCAGCAGAAGGGTTTAAAGAAAGCTTTGACTAAGTTGCATCAGTTAGGGAAAAATCCTTATCCGTATATTTACAAATAA
- a CDS encoding AbrB/MazE/SpoVT family DNA-binding domain-containing protein, whose protein sequence is MAKGYEVVKVKASGEMILPVPARKLLGIEEGDQLAVYVDGEKIILRKLAPFKQASPNDAIFKLIGKGEGPPDLAERHDFYLATRDDKEQE, encoded by the coding sequence ATGGCCAAAGGATATGAAGTGGTTAAAGTAAAAGCAAGTGGAGAAATGATCCTACCAGTGCCGGCCAGAAAGCTATTAGGAATAGAGGAGGGCGATCAATTAGCGGTCTATGTCGATGGTGAAAAAATAATACTTCGTAAACTGGCACCTTTTAAGCAAGCCAGTCCTAACGACGCCATTTTTAAGTTGATTGGTAAAGGAGAAGGTCCCCCCGACCTGGCTGAACGCCATGATTTTTATCTTGCAACTCGGGATGATAAGGAGCAGGAGTAA
- a CDS encoding antitoxin family protein produces the protein MGLEQKVIEAIYDGRALWPREPINLEPDTRVKLTIEVADNEKKKKIKTTRGSFLQIAQDLKLDGPRDWSRRFEEYLYGER, from the coding sequence ATGGGACTTGAGCAGAAGGTTATAGAAGCTATCTATGACGGGCGAGCATTATGGCCCCGAGAACCAATAAATCTGGAACCTGATACCAGGGTTAAGCTAACTATCGAAGTCGCTGATAATGAAAAAAAGAAGAAGATCAAGACTACCAGAGGTTCTTTCCTACAAATTGCCCAGGATCTAAAGTTAGACGGTCCAAGAGATTGGTCGCGTCGATTTGAGGAATATTTGTATGGAGAACGATAA
- a CDS encoding WecB/TagA/CpsF family glycosyltransferase, whose protein sequence is MSTTILGNRVDALTLAAAVARVGDFIASGSSHHIVTMNAEIAYLAYREPRLQEVINSADLVTADGSGILWAARSLGTPLPERVTGIDLLQALAAEGARQGWRFFLYGAAPGVAAAAAKRLQQEHPGLIIAGTSHGYLGPDAMPILVAEIQAARPHILLVGLGAPKQEYWIAAHLQELQVPVAMGVGGSFDVLAGRVQRAPLWMQRLNLEWLYRVIKEPKRVKRTLALPKFMLAVRQEARR, encoded by the coding sequence ATGTCAACTACCATTCTGGGGAACCGGGTCGACGCCCTCACCCTGGCGGCTGCCGTCGCCAGGGTGGGCGATTTTATCGCCTCCGGTTCGTCTCACCACATTGTCACTATGAATGCCGAAATAGCCTACCTGGCCTACCGGGAGCCGCGGCTGCAGGAGGTCATCAACAGCGCCGACCTGGTGACGGCCGACGGCTCCGGTATCCTCTGGGCGGCCCGGAGCCTGGGCACCCCCCTGCCGGAGCGGGTAACGGGCATTGATCTCCTCCAGGCCCTGGCGGCCGAGGGCGCCAGGCAGGGGTGGCGTTTTTTTCTCTACGGCGCCGCCCCCGGCGTGGCGGCGGCTGCGGCCAAGCGGCTGCAGCAGGAACACCCGGGCCTGATCATCGCCGGTACCAGCCACGGTTACCTGGGCCCGGACGCCATGCCCATCCTGGTGGCCGAGATCCAGGCGGCCCGGCCCCACATCCTCCTGGTGGGCCTGGGCGCCCCCAAGCAGGAGTACTGGATCGCCGCCCACCTCCAGGAACTCCAGGTGCCGGTGGCCATGGGTGTGGGTGGCAGCTTCGATGTCCTGGCCGGCCGGGTGCAGCGGGCGCCGCTCTGGATGCAGCGATTAAATCTCGAGTGGCTCTATCGAGTCATTAAAGAACCAAAACGGGTCAAAAGAACCCTGGCCCTGCCGAAGTTTATGTTAGCTGTAAGGCAGGAAGCCCGGCGCTAA
- a CDS encoding DUF3368 domain-containing protein encodes MEPTNRDLIKLLRRDLNDGEAEAIALAIEKKAEIVFLDEREAREIAQFYGLSKAGVLGLLIRAKKEGKIPSLRIEFDQLRCKCGFRLAEAIYLKALQLAGEE; translated from the coding sequence GTGGAACCTACTAATAGAGATTTGATTAAGTTATTAAGACGGGATCTAAATGATGGAGAGGCTGAGGCAATAGCGCTGGCAATAGAAAAGAAGGCGGAAATAGTTTTTCTTGATGAAAGAGAAGCAAGGGAAATTGCTCAATTTTATGGTCTGTCTAAAGCAGGGGTGCTAGGATTATTAATTAGGGCCAAAAAAGAGGGAAAAATTCCCTCGCTACGTATTGAATTTGACCAGTTACGGTGTAAATGTGGATTTCGTCTTGCTGAAGCAATTTATCTTAAAGCATTACAATTGGCTGGTGAGGAATAA
- a CDS encoding RNA polymerase sigma factor, which translates to MNLGEKEAPGKKNGAPSFEELVVTYQDRVYNLSYQLTGNHADAQDLAQEVFVRAYTGLARFRNEADPGTWLHRITVNLYLNLRRKITRHPVLSLDAPLDTGEGEVTREVAAGGDPQDVVATLELRQNVRHALRQLPADYQAVLILREMQGYSYDEIASFKPAGPGDEAQYLYSGPIATVQHHPGAVPGQSGPGECRRRPGGQGETPAGS; encoded by the coding sequence TTGAACCTTGGTGAAAAAGAGGCGCCGGGGAAGAAAAATGGCGCTCCTTCCTTTGAGGAACTGGTGGTTACCTATCAGGATCGAGTATATAACCTGAGCTACCAGTTGACGGGCAACCATGCCGACGCCCAGGACCTGGCCCAGGAGGTCTTTGTCCGCGCCTACACGGGTCTGGCACGCTTCCGCAACGAGGCCGACCCGGGCACCTGGCTGCACCGCATCACCGTAAATTTATATTTAAACCTGCGGCGGAAAATAACCCGCCACCCGGTGCTCTCCCTGGACGCCCCCCTGGATACGGGGGAAGGGGAGGTCACCCGCGAGGTGGCCGCCGGGGGGGACCCCCAGGATGTTGTGGCTACGCTGGAGCTAAGGCAGAATGTGCGTCACGCCTTAAGGCAGCTGCCGGCCGATTACCAGGCGGTCCTTATCTTACGGGAAATGCAGGGTTACAGCTACGATGAAATCGCCTCGTTTAAGCCGGCTGGGCCGGGTGATGAAGCGCAATACCTCTACTCAGGACCTATCGCAACAGTTCAGCATCACCCTGGAGCAGTACCAGGCCAAAGTGGCCCAGGTGAATGCCGCCGTCGACCCGGCGGCCAAGGAGAAACTCCTGCAGGAAGCTAA
- a CDS encoding type II toxin-antitoxin system HicB family antitoxin: MKKDLYHYLQLPYRIILYPSPEGGYAVEIPELPGCLSQGETKEEALAMIEEAKRCWLLDALEHGESIPEPASDEEYSGRILIRTTRSLHRALVERAREENTSLNQFINYQLARGIGYKPEKG; this comes from the coding sequence ATGAAAAAAGATCTTTATCACTACTTACAGTTACCGTATAGAATAATTCTTTACCCTTCTCCAGAGGGTGGTTATGCGGTAGAAATACCCGAACTACCAGGCTGCCTTTCCCAGGGAGAAACAAAAGAAGAGGCCCTGGCAATGATTGAAGAAGCAAAACGTTGCTGGTTGCTCGATGCCCTGGAACATGGCGAATCAATTCCAGAGCCAGCATCCGATGAGGAATATAGCGGCCGTATATTAATCCGGACTACCAGGTCTTTACACAGGGCCTTGGTTGAACGGGCCAGAGAAGAAAATACCAGCCTCAATCAATTTATCAATTACCAGTTAGCTCGGGGGATTGGCTATAAGCCTGAGAAGGGATAA
- a CDS encoding zf-HC2 domain-containing protein has translation MECREAREFFSPYLDEELTREERAALEGHLDSCPACREELSRWQELARALRGLKVAVAAPPGFTAAVLARIAGGDLVAVAGGEEKAAGRGGRPGGRPWQGARRLVAAAAAVAVLAAGSIGYAARGAWQQLPGSLVAAIHQGHSGGEGQVAEAPGDKVTLPAGEASGNAAGPGTPPGAGQAASPSNQPGSGSTVTSGNPGGAAGPQPGEANAATWGRQTGQPAGESGKGSQAAGNAAQQPGSNGSDQQPTRVAGNEPYPARSFLSTGRQVTSTMLKVSVADIAAARAKALGLAGSSGAGVQVIADQDNGGERRFICQLAVPAGRATSLLASLQGLGRVTSSNTSTQDLTQQFSATLEQYQAKVAQVNATTDPAEKEKLQGEAKALEQQLSTWEEETKQHTIILWLETK, from the coding sequence ATGGAATGCCGTGAGGCAAGGGAGTTCTTCTCGCCCTACCTGGACGAGGAACTCACAAGGGAAGAAAGGGCGGCCCTGGAGGGCCACCTGGATAGCTGCCCGGCCTGCCGGGAGGAACTCTCCCGCTGGCAAGAGCTGGCCCGGGCCCTGCGAGGGTTAAAGGTAGCGGTGGCGGCGCCGCCGGGTTTCACGGCGGCGGTGCTGGCGCGGATAGCCGGCGGGGACCTGGTGGCGGTAGCTGGCGGGGAAGAAAAGGCCGCCGGACGTGGCGGCCGGCCTGGGGGACGGCCCTGGCAGGGGGCCCGGCGCCTGGTGGCCGCTGCGGCCGCCGTGGCGGTGCTGGCGGCCGGTTCCATCGGCTACGCCGCCCGGGGGGCCTGGCAGCAGTTGCCGGGCAGCCTGGTCGCCGCCATCCACCAGGGCCATAGCGGGGGCGAAGGGCAGGTAGCCGAAGCCCCCGGGGATAAGGTTACCCTACCTGCCGGTGAGGCGTCCGGGAACGCCGCCGGCCCCGGCACGCCGCCAGGTGCCGGCCAGGCAGCCAGCCCCAGCAACCAGCCTGGCTCGGGGTCAACCGTCACCTCCGGGAACCCGGGGGGCGCGGCCGGCCCGCAACCCGGCGAAGCTAACGCCGCAACCTGGGGCAGGCAAACGGGCCAGCCAGCCGGAGAAAGCGGGAAAGGCAGCCAGGCTGCCGGTAACGCGGCCCAGCAGCCTGGTAGCAACGGCAGCGACCAACAGCCCACCCGGGTGGCCGGCAACGAACCCTACCCGGCCCGGAGCTTCTTGAGCACCGGGCGCCAAGTTACCAGCACCATGCTGAAGGTCAGCGTGGCCGATATAGCCGCCGCCAGGGCGAAGGCCCTGGGCCTGGCCGGCAGCAGCGGTGCCGGGGTGCAGGTCATCGCCGACCAGGATAACGGCGGGGAGAGGCGTTTTATCTGCCAGCTGGCCGTCCCGGCAGGCCGGGCCACGAGCCTCCTGGCTTCCCTGCAAGGCCTGGGCCGGGTAACTTCCAGCAATACCAGCACCCAGGACCTGACCCAGCAGTTCAGCGCCACCCTGGAGCAGTACCAGGCCAAGGTCGCCCAGGTGAACGCCACCACCGACCCGGCGGAAAAGGAAAAGCTCCAGGGGGAGGCCAAAGCCCTGGAGCAGCAGCTCAGTACCTGGGAAGAGGAAACGAAACAGCACACTATCATATTATGGCTGGAGACGAAATGA
- a CDS encoding UPF0175 family protein — protein MELALKIPEEVLFALKLPPSEVDAELRKELALALYQRGVLPLGKARVLAGMKRRDFEELLGRRQIVHHYRTEDLEDDMNYARGSF, from the coding sequence ATGGAATTAGCTTTAAAGATACCTGAGGAAGTTTTATTTGCGTTAAAACTACCACCGTCAGAAGTAGACGCGGAATTACGCAAGGAATTGGCTTTGGCTTTGTACCAGCGCGGTGTACTTCCTCTAGGAAAAGCAAGGGTATTGGCAGGTATGAAGCGGAGAGATTTCGAAGAGCTTTTGGGGCGGCGGCAGATAGTTCACCACTACAGGACGGAGGATTTGGAGGACGATATGAACTATGCCCGCGGCAGTTTCTGA
- a CDS encoding Uma2 family endonuclease gives MEIAATDDKQKYTYDDYVRMDDDNRYEVVEGELLLTPSPGFKHQDVVRRLAGLLSAWIEGQNLGVVIMAPFDVVLARDIVLQPDIVYLARENYHRLTNACLQGAPDLAIEVISPFTIHRDRIRKSRLYLKHGVKEYWLVDPEGSTVEIFTNTPEGWRLAGTYSQEELLTSPLLPGLVIDLTAVFTHAEGLSSYISRLPKE, from the coding sequence ATGGAGATTGCTGCCACCGATGATAAACAAAAATATACCTATGATGACTATGTTCGTATGGACGATGATAATCGTTATGAGGTGGTAGAGGGGGAGCTATTGTTGACACCATCACCAGGTTTTAAACACCAGGATGTTGTAAGGAGACTTGCAGGTTTATTATCCGCCTGGATAGAAGGGCAAAACCTGGGAGTGGTTATCATGGCTCCCTTTGATGTTGTCCTTGCTCGGGACATCGTTCTCCAGCCCGATATTGTCTACCTGGCCAGAGAGAATTACCATCGTCTAACAAATGCTTGCCTCCAGGGAGCGCCCGACCTCGCGATAGAAGTAATATCCCCGTTTACAATTCACCGGGATCGCATACGCAAAAGTCGTCTCTACCTGAAGCATGGCGTCAAAGAATACTGGCTGGTAGACCCCGAAGGGAGTACTGTGGAAATTTTTACAAATACCCCTGAGGGCTGGCGCCTGGCCGGAACTTATAGCCAGGAAGAGCTTTTAACCTCCCCACTGCTACCAGGGCTGGTAATAGATTTAACTGCCGTCTTTACCCACGCAGAGGGCTTGTCATCCTACATTTCACGCCTTCCTAAAGAATAA
- a CDS encoding CopG family antitoxin, protein MAKDKEIPHFASAEEEAAFWEKNSVAPYWDQLETVEVKAERPEKRQICMEQKGC, encoded by the coding sequence ATGGCCAAAGATAAAGAGATCCCTCACTTTGCCAGCGCGGAAGAGGAAGCTGCGTTCTGGGAGAAAAATTCCGTGGCACCTTATTGGGATCAATTAGAGACGGTGGAAGTTAAAGCTGAAAGGCCCGAGAAGAGGCAAATTTGTATGGAGCAAAAAGGGTGTTGA